The region ataaatttggtaaatttttataacattacccCTTTATAATTCTACCTAGTAAgatgttttaagggttttttgCTATCTATGCATGTGATTgtgtaaatataataattattaatctaaaaaaagttaattataattaaaaatagtatttattataatatcgGCTGAATCAccaaaatatgataaatttatatgttttgtatcagttatagccaaatcttTGAAAAATCACTGCCATTTTTTAATAGAATCGATTTTTTTAACACCCTTTCGTCCACGTCACTGTAAAttaagcaattggctgacatAACAACTGACATGTTTAAATTAAGTTTGGCTATTATTGAcacaaaattcataattttggtACTTTAAGGTGaataaatctaattttaaaatcaaactaattttaaaattctataattaataaactgattatattataataaatttatagatatttaaaaaataatattttttatttaatactaattaaaattaatctaattttttttactaaacttAATTTATTCTGATAAATgtgtttagtaatattttatggatattaatttaaattctattaaaaatcaaaatatcgtatttatcttaaaatttatgtttttgaaaTTACAGTGGTCGGTCCATCAacaccgccgccgtttgagaTTCAATTGCTTCGTCTTCCGACGAATAacctgagagtaatatacacaacaaacatacgacagtgttcataattcagctacacacataaatataaaaaacgatagggttaattcctaaaaaaaacacgaactttacacgaagtttcattttaatcatgacctttaaaagttgccatttaaaggcacgaactttcattttgtttcaaatccatcatttcagtgtatttttgttgactaaattcttcaataaaccattaataaaagacccaaattataaatcgacattaaattttattatcttttagttagagtatataggattaggaatttttggttcgataaaatacatcgtattttactttggcgatagatttgaaacaaaatgaaagttcgtgcctttaaatgacaacttttaaagttcatgattaaaatgaaacttcgtgtaaagttcgtgatttttttaggaattaacccaaaaaattaCTTAATAGACTGATTAATTAAAGGATCagtgtaatttttttctcaCTCCCTTTTCTCTATAAAGTGAAACCCATAATATAGAAATAACCAATCAAAATTTTTCATAGTGGTATAATCAATATATAGCATGATGTTTATATAGTATAGACTCATATGTCATTTTATTCTGTATAGTCAAAAATTTAcgttaatttacacataaccaCTATTTTTATTACCTAAACTTAACACTTATAtgtcataacaagatctcaacaacatcaaaaataataaataaagctTAAAAttatcatgaacattaaacacTTTCACCacgtaatttataattaatccctaaataattatattaattcatttttttaatcaaaaatggctaaaaagtaaaattatcctttaattctaattattaattaaattaattacatattcattaaaatatattataaaacaaatttattagatttaataaaaatttagattagttttaattagtattaaataaaaaatttaattatttttaaatatatatgaattttataaatgacaaaattaatttactaattattaaatttaaaaattaggttTACCCAcctaaaaatatcaaacctATTTCTCTTGtatcagttatagccaaatctaattttaatatatcaGCTATCATGTAAGCCAATTGTTTAGTTGGCAGTGATGTGGGCTAAAAAAAACTGGTTCGATttataaatggctaaaaagaaaacagaatatataaaatttgattaaatttgttaatttttaaaagtttggttataACCGATacaagacgtataggtttgACATTGTTTGATGAATGATTGTTTGCTATCATTTGATTGTACTATGTGCCATAAATCGAAGGGACAGTTCATAACGAATTAGGCtcatttttcttcaaaaaacaAATGTGACATTTAGTCTTATAGTTAAAGGAAGTTATACATTTGTGATGTAAGGTATGCATTTCCATTAGTCAGGattcataaattataaaattcaagcATTCAATTATACTAgagctaaaattgaaaattcaatTACCAAAAATTTTATGAATGTTTAAGGATAGCTTTATAGATTTCGCCTTTTTTCCCTTTTAAACCaacaatataaaacataaatatttagcATTAAAACTAAGAATAATTACCCATTAATCCTTGCATTTCATGAGCaactttattaaattgattattgATGATAGAGTACAAAGATGAGCTTATTCAGTCAAACCATCAATGGCTGATCATGAGTTAAAAGAACTCTTATTGatcacatttttaatttatttttgcttcAAGCATCAGTTCATGCATATAGagggtttatatatatatgtctaGTTTTCAGCTTCATCTGCCCCACCGTGGTAACCTCCCTTTCCGCTACCATGTCCACCGTTGTTCCCACTCCCATATCCACCTCCTTTTCCATATTCGCCTTTTCCTGAACCATGCCCTCCGCCTTTCTCTGATCCATAGCCTTTGCCATATCCACCTCCGCCATATTCGCCTTTTCCTGATCCATGCCCGCCACCATATTCGCCTTTTCCTGATCCATGCCCTCCGCCATATTCGCCTTTGCCCGATCCATGCCCTCCGCCATATTCGCCTTTGCCCGATCCATGCCCTCCGCCATATTCGCCTTTTCCCGATCCATGCCCTCCGCCATATTCGCCTTTTCCCGATCCATGCCCTCCGCCATATTCGCCTTTTCCCGATCCATGCCCTCCGCCATATTCGCCTTTACCTGATCCATGTCCTCCGCCATATTCGCCTTTCCCTGATCCTTGCCCGCCTTTTCCATATCCATAATTGCCATTTCCACCATGCCCATCAACATTTGCATTCTCCTCTAAcaaaaattgaagaaattaaacaatattttcagtatttaattaatttgttagtGAACACTATCATATAAATTTCTCTATAGTTCATAATTTTGCATGCATGCTCGTACgtgatcaaaataaaaacagCTAAATAACTTACTACTTTTAACAGTGTCAGCAGCAAGGTGACGAGCTGAGATAAGAACTACAATAGCTAATGCAAagccaagaagaagaaatgtcTTTGAGATCGCCATTTTTCTCCTTAAAAGTATCCGAGTTAAGTGATTGATGATGAAGCAGAGCTTAGGGTTCCTCTATTTATAGATACTTTGCATGAGAGTGAATTAGGGCTAGtaagttttgaaaattttaatgggTCATTAGATTTTGTCTGGTACTGCTGATTTGTAAGCATTACATAAATTAATATTGATGATGATACTATGATTCAGCTCAAGTAGTGTTAGTCTTCAGGACTTTTTTGAGTAATTAACCATGAACTTGGAATTGTTATAAAAGGAAAGTTTGGTATCCTTGAACAATTTAATTGAAACATAAAGACAATTTGCTGCAGAATTTGGAAAATTGTAATACTGCGAACATACTCATTTTGgaatttaaatttggaaatGACCAATTATTCAATTATCTAACGATTTGACCAATGTTATAACCATGAAACAAAGAGCTAGGATAGTGATACTGAAATTACAATTAGTtgaattaattttgtttctacttgtGGTACAGAGAGATCTATAGTTGGACATTCTAGAATTGCAAAATAGAATACAGGaatcaatttaattagttaaaaagaatttatttatcCATAATTTTAAGAAGGAATCTCCTATTTTATTATGcattatagtgtatttattgtgtttttagtgtaagtatgatatttttatagtgtatacaTAGTATATTTATGATacttttatagtgtttttatggtgtattcaatacaccataaacactgcaaatacaccataaacattgcaaatacactataaacactgcaaatgcaccataaatatatttaaaaacggCATAAATTCacacaaaaaaaatatagatataccgaaaacaccaaaaatacactgtaaatacacaaataaaatacactataacttaaatacattataaaaacactgcaaatacaccataaatcaatatgttctttataaaatcagtagtattaaaataaataaacaaatctatgaataagagaaagacaaaataattatataaataatagaaaaaacaattataaacaaaaaaattataaatctacaataatttatttacaaaatatttaaatcatcataaaaacctaaaaagttacaaaaaatctaaaaacgatgtCGGCACGAACGGAAAAGCGCGAACGAAAGAGACGAACAGAAAAGCGACTGGAAGAGACGAGAAActcatcggaagtagacgaataGAAGCGTAAACGGAAAAGCAAACGGAAGAGACGAATGGAAAAGCAACCGAAAGAGACAAAcggaaaataagaagaaaagaaaagagaagttTGAGCGAAAGAGAGACAAGAGAGGAAAAATAGAGTGTCGCTATGTAagagtttaacctaaaatgagataaactTTCTATATATAgtaggtatttttgtaaatatgtttGTTATTAGTGTATAGtggaaaattatgaaaaaatggataaatttgttgtaaatatattttaaaatgaggtattttaaaaaataatcccTAATTTTAATACGTTTACTGATATATATTATGCATTTAAATCTTATTATATATAGCATATTTTTTGGATTTTGTCAGATACACCTAtagtattatattataatttttctgatttttatttatttaccaACGGCGACACCGCTTTATTCTTTATGTGTCCCGTACACAAGTAACACTcgatgaagaaaaagaaaaattattgcagaCGGACAACGCCCCGTAAACAATTGACAGTCGATGAAGAAAGAGGAAAATTCTACAAATGGGCAACATCCCGTATACAAGCAACACTCgataaagaaaacaaaaaaatttacaaatgagCCACATAAAAAATTCAGGCGACGCTCGATGAAGAAAAAAGGCATACGCAACGAACGGGCAACATCCAAAAATCAAGTGACAATTGATCAAGAAAAAGACATTTGCCAAACAGATAACGTCCCGAAATCAAGCCACACTAGATAAAGAAAAAATGCATTTTCAACAAACGGGAAACGCCCCGAATTCAAGAGAAAAccctataaaataaaaagaaaaaaagaagaaaaaaaatagaaaagaagaaACAATATCAAAAGCCACAAACGGGAACTGCCTAGACACTAGAGAAAACTCTAGCAATAACAAAAGAAACAGACATAAGTATATGCACAATTCAGATCTAGTAACGAGAGAGACCTCTCGTCAAAACATGATAAAAAGTGGTGTCAAGAGAATAAAGAGACGGTATCTCTAAAATTAATAAAGGAGACATTCGACCGCAATGACAAAATCACTCAGTAGTATCTTCGATGTGATAAAGAGAAACTAATTCGACAGTTCAACAAAAAaaacagaagaagaagaaagagaactTATCCGCAAATAGAGtaacagaagaagaagatctCATAAATGGCGAACTCATCTAAAGCACATATATGACAAGACATAAATATCTACGGGATTCATACCACATGGGGAGTGCTCCACATTCAAGAAAAAGTAGAAGAACGCGCATGACATGAAAGATACATCATTTGTCATTGATGGTGTAGAAAGAATAGTAAATAATTCAAGTATCGTATCTCTAAAACAGATATCTAGCCATATAAAGAAATTGTAAAGAACTGAGGATCGAACTAAAAAGATATTCATACATATATGAAGTTGAGGATCGTATCTCCACGATGATAAGATATCCgaacatataaaaataacaat is a window of Mercurialis annua linkage group LG2, ddMerAnnu1.2, whole genome shotgun sequence DNA encoding:
- the LOC126670370 gene encoding glycine-rich cell wall structural protein 1.0-like, whose amino-acid sequence is MAISKTFLLLGFALAIVVLISARHLAADTVKSKENANVDGHGGNGNYGYGKGGQGSGKGEYGGGHGSGKGEYGGGHGSGKGEYGGGHGSGKGEYGGGHGSGKGEYGGGHGSGKGEYGGGHGSGKGEYGGGHGSGKGEYGGGHGSGKGEYGGGGYGKGYGSEKGGGHGSGKGEYGKGGGYGSGNNGGHGSGKGGYHGGADEAEN